In one Polaribacter sp. ALD11 genomic region, the following are encoded:
- a CDS encoding isoamylase early set domain-containing protein, whose product MAIKKKFLKSKPICKVTFTVSAEDASDVAVVGSFNEWNAEFTPLKKLKNGSFKGTVDLEAKTSHEFKYLIDGAYINETEADGYAWNDFAGTENSVIEL is encoded by the coding sequence ATGGCAATTAAAAAAAAGTTTTTGAAAAGCAAACCAATATGTAAAGTAACATTTACGGTATCTGCAGAAGACGCTAGTGACGTAGCAGTAGTTGGTAGTTTTAATGAATGGAATGCGGAATTTACACCTTTAAAAAAATTAAAAAATGGTTCTTTTAAAGGAACTGTTGATTTAGAAGCGAAAACTTCTCACGAATTTAAATATTTAATTGACGGAGCTTACATTAATGAAACGGAAGCAGATGGTTATGCCTGGAATGATTTTGCTGGCACAGAAAATAGCGTAATTGAGTTATAA
- a CDS encoding dihydrofolate reductase — translation MITVIAAIANNNALGKDNDLIWHLPADLKRFKKVTTGHYILMGRNTFESIGKPLPNRTTIIITRNKNYFKDGCLIANSLEAAIELAKEEKQLFIIGGAQIYKETIAKNLADQLDITVVHNEFDADVYFPEIDVKIWKEVSREDFKADEKNKYDYSFISYQKV, via the coding sequence ATGATTACAGTAATCGCCGCAATTGCAAATAATAATGCATTAGGAAAAGACAACGATTTAATTTGGCATTTACCTGCAGATTTAAAAAGATTTAAAAAGGTAACAACAGGTCATTACATTTTAATGGGTAGAAATACTTTTGAATCTATAGGTAAGCCTTTGCCTAATAGAACAACTATAATAATTACTAGAAATAAAAATTACTTTAAAGATGGTTGCTTAATAGCAAATAGTTTAGAGGCTGCAATTGAGTTAGCGAAAGAAGAAAAACAACTATTTATTATTGGTGGCGCTCAAATTTATAAAGAAACAATTGCTAAAAACTTAGCAGATCAATTAGATATTACAGTTGTGCATAATGAATTTGATGCAGACGTTTATTTCCCAGAAATAGATGTTAAAATTTGGAAAGAAGTAAGTAGAGAAGACTTTAAAGCTGATGAAAAAAATAAGTATGATTATAGTTTTATCTCTTATCAGAAAGTTTAA
- a CDS encoding DUF6146 family protein: MKLLKNISLVICVGFFLCSCGSSPINKVRTPKEEPVVIANDSLEYKIIIIDPGFTLYLATTAQPEGFYSQNYLEARNSAWVVSWNQRAQNPINFNPNIYENSIDYQPTINYGYEVNYKLFNYFLFAQRKYKMSLGGGFRSGRIN, encoded by the coding sequence ATGAAACTCTTAAAAAACATTTCTCTAGTTATTTGTGTAGGATTTTTTCTTTGTTCTTGTGGTTCATCTCCAATAAACAAGGTGAGAACTCCTAAAGAAGAACCTGTAGTAATTGCCAACGATAGTTTAGAATATAAGATTATAATTATAGATCCAGGTTTTACCTTATATTTAGCAACAACAGCACAACCAGAGGGTTTTTATAGTCAGAATTATCTGGAAGCTAGAAACAGCGCTTGGGTTGTTAGTTGGAATCAAAGAGCGCAAAACCCAATTAATTTTAATCCAAATATTTATGAAAACAGTATCGATTATCAACCTACCATAAATTATGGGTATGAAGTAAATTACAAACTTTTTAACTATTTCTTATTTGCGCAAAGAAAATACAAAATGAGTTTGGGTGGTGGGTTTAGATCTGGTAGAATTAATTAA
- a CDS encoding DNA-3-methyladenine glycosylase I yields MKSRCFWVSDSQLYIDYHDKEWGKPVYDDATLFEFLILETFQAGLSWVTILNKRENFRKAFDGFDYKIIAKYSENKYESLLKDAGIVRNKLKVKSAITNAQLFMDIQQEFGSFSKFIWSYVDSEPIINKFDNREEVPATTQLSDKISKDLKKRGFKFVGSTVIYAYMQAVGMVNDHTTDCFKHLNL; encoded by the coding sequence ATGAAAAGTAGGTGTTTTTGGGTTTCAGATAGTCAGCTTTATATAGACTATCACGACAAAGAATGGGGGAAACCAGTTTATGATGATGCAACACTTTTTGAATTTTTAATTTTAGAAACTTTCCAAGCAGGTTTAAGTTGGGTTACAATCTTAAACAAAAGAGAAAATTTTAGAAAAGCCTTTGATGGTTTCGATTATAAAATAATAGCTAAGTATTCTGAAAATAAATACGAATCTCTTTTAAAAGATGCAGGTATTGTTAGAAATAAATTAAAAGTAAAAAGTGCGATTACAAATGCGCAACTTTTTATGGATATTCAACAAGAATTTGGCTCTTTTTCTAAGTTTATTTGGTCTTATGTAGATAGCGAGCCAATTATTAATAAATTTGATAATAGGGAAGAAGTACCTGCAACAACTCAGCTTTCAGATAAGATTTCTAAAGATTTAAAAAAACGCGGATTTAAATTTGTAGGCTCTACTGTTATATATGCATATATGCAAGCAGTTGGTATGGTAAATGACCACACGACCGATTGTTTTAAACATTTAAACTTATGA
- a CDS encoding nucleoside triphosphate pyrophosphohydrolase family protein: protein MKNKIKAVHQFHTAFKLNIQDKPTVAISNERKKLRFELMKEENEEYLEAAENNDLVEVADALGDMLYILCGTIIEHGMQDKIEEVFNEIQRSNMSKLGEDGKPIYREDGKVLKGPDYFKPNIKEILEK from the coding sequence ATGAAAAACAAAATAAAAGCAGTACACCAATTTCACACAGCATTTAAATTAAATATTCAAGACAAACCAACAGTAGCTATTTCTAATGAGAGAAAAAAATTGCGTTTTGAGTTGATGAAAGAAGAGAATGAAGAATATTTAGAAGCTGCTGAAAATAATGATTTAGTTGAAGTTGCAGATGCATTAGGAGATATGTTATATATACTATGCGGAACCATTATAGAACACGGAATGCAAGATAAGATTGAAGAAGTTTTTAATGAAATTCAACGCAGTAATATGAGTAAATTGGGGGAAGATGGAAAACCGATTTACAGAGAAGATGGTAAAGTTTTAAAAGGACCAGATTATTTTAAGCCAAATATTAAAGAAATTTTAGAAAAGTAA
- a CDS encoding DMP19 family protein: MKSTEIALLLNDNKEQVTRIGEIIGKKIPERDNFSNLNKFEKTFIYIDILEQSITNGGFIQFFFGSSGQFTHEIFHAYMEIKAEKTIDILTKAIHLFPQMPVPKNLRTRQAVLMQKESNIDLWDDLDIEFYKYEDDILKLTLDYVRENIVHFD; encoded by the coding sequence ATGAAATCTACAGAAATTGCACTTCTTTTAAATGATAATAAAGAACAAGTTACAAGAATTGGAGAAATTATTGGGAAGAAAATTCCTGAAAGAGACAATTTTAGTAATTTGAATAAATTTGAAAAAACATTTATTTATATTGATATTTTAGAACAAAGTATTACCAATGGTGGTTTTATTCAGTTCTTCTTTGGTTCTTCTGGTCAATTTACACATGAAATTTTTCATGCTTATATGGAAATTAAAGCAGAAAAGACAATTGATATTCTTACGAAAGCAATTCACTTGTTTCCACAAATGCCTGTTCCTAAAAATTTAAGAACAAGACAAGCTGTATTAATGCAAAAAGAATCGAATATTGATTTGTGGGATGATTTAGATATAGAGTTTTACAAATATGAAGATGATATTTTAAAGCTTACATTAGATTATGTTCGAGAAAACATTGTCCATTTCGATTAA
- a CDS encoding Xaa-Pro dipeptidyl-peptidase: MKNRIKIQFIALFILAISVNAQEKAAPIFKDGEAQIVAAFNDDSKWIRTDLWVETTFDTDGDGKLDRMHVDVTRPAQTESEGLKLPIVYESSPYYAGTAGDTPGLFWDVKHEIGAKEKQRTRVEVERRGKRPIISNSQVKTWVPRGYIVVHSSSPGTGLSDGSPTVGGDNESLAPKAVIDWLNGRAKGFTEREGNEEVKAFWSTGKVGMTGTSYNGTIPLAAATTGVNGLEAIIPVAPNTSYYHYYRSNGLVRSPGGYLGEDIDVLYDFIHSGKEANRAHNNRVTRDTELANGMDRASGDYNDFWAGRDYLNDMKPMKAALLMSHGFNDWNVMPEHSYRIYKRAKEMGIPSQIFYHQNGHGGPPPMKMMNRWFTHYLHGVENNVENDAKAWIVRENDKRDAPTAYADYPNPEAKPVTLHLEAGAPKAGKLSVNNTSKGKETLVDNYSFSGEALAQAEYTNHRLLYLSPILKEDIHISGLTSITIKAASSKPAINLSVWLVSLPWNDGRRVKITDNIITRGWADLQNYKSLTKSKPLKPGKFYEMTFNLQPDDQIIKKGQQIGLMIFSSDNNYTLLPKPGTELTVDLNGTSITIPVVGGKNAFTKATE, from the coding sequence ATGAAAAATAGAATTAAAATTCAGTTTATAGCTTTATTTATTTTAGCTATTTCAGTAAATGCCCAAGAAAAAGCAGCTCCCATATTTAAAGATGGTGAAGCTCAAATTGTAGCTGCTTTTAATGATGACAGCAAATGGATTCGTACCGACTTATGGGTAGAGACTACGTTTGACACAGATGGTGATGGTAAATTAGACAGAATGCATGTAGATGTTACAAGACCTGCACAAACCGAATCTGAAGGATTAAAATTGCCTATCGTTTATGAATCTAGTCCGTATTATGCAGGAACTGCAGGAGATACACCAGGTTTATTTTGGGATGTAAAACATGAAATTGGCGCAAAAGAGAAACAAAGAACACGCGTAGAAGTAGAAAGAAGAGGAAAAAGACCAATTATTTCGAATTCTCAAGTTAAAACGTGGGTTCCTAGAGGCTATATTGTTGTGCATTCTTCTTCACCAGGAACGGGTTTGTCTGACGGTTCACCAACGGTTGGTGGAGATAACGAATCTCTAGCTCCGAAAGCTGTGATAGATTGGTTAAACGGTCGAGCAAAAGGTTTTACTGAAAGAGAAGGAAATGAAGAAGTTAAAGCCTTTTGGTCTACTGGAAAAGTAGGAATGACAGGAACCTCTTATAACGGAACAATTCCTTTAGCAGCAGCAACAACAGGTGTTAATGGTTTAGAAGCAATTATTCCGGTGGCGCCAAATACTTCTTATTATCATTATTATCGTTCTAACGGTTTGGTGCGTTCTCCTGGAGGTTATTTAGGTGAAGATATTGATGTTTTGTATGATTTTATCCACAGTGGAAAAGAAGCTAACAGGGCACATAACAATAGGGTTACCAGAGATACTGAATTGGCAAATGGAATGGATAGAGCTTCTGGAGATTATAATGATTTTTGGGCTGGAAGAGATTATTTAAACGACATGAAACCAATGAAAGCAGCTTTGTTAATGTCTCATGGTTTTAATGACTGGAATGTAATGCCAGAACACAGTTACAGAATTTATAAGAGAGCTAAAGAAATGGGAATTCCTTCTCAGATTTTTTACCATCAAAATGGACATGGAGGACCACCTCCAATGAAGATGATGAATCGTTGGTTTACGCATTATTTACACGGCGTAGAAAACAATGTTGAAAATGACGCAAAGGCTTGGATTGTTAGAGAAAATGATAAAAGAGATGCACCAACTGCGTATGCAGATTATCCGAATCCGGAAGCAAAACCTGTAACATTGCATTTAGAAGCAGGAGCGCCAAAAGCGGGTAAACTATCTGTAAATAATACTTCTAAAGGAAAAGAAACGTTAGTAGATAACTATTCTTTTTCTGGTGAAGCTTTAGCGCAGGCAGAGTATACTAATCATCGTTTACTTTATCTTTCGCCTATTTTAAAAGAAGATATTCATATTTCTGGATTAACTTCAATTACAATAAAAGCGGCAAGTAGTAAACCTGCCATAAATTTATCTGTTTGGTTGGTTTCTTTGCCTTGGAATGATGGTAGAAGGGTGAAAATTACGGATAATATTATTACTCGCGGTTGGGCAGATTTACAGAACTACAAATCATTAACTAAAAGTAAACCTTTAAAACCTGGTAAATTTTACGAAATGACTTTTAATCTACAACCAGACGATCAAATAATAAAAAAAGGACAACAAATTGGTTTAATGATTTTTTCTAGTGATAATAATTATACCCTTTTACCAAAACCAGGAACAGAATTAACTGTTGATTTAAACGGAACTTCTATTACAATACCTGTAGTTGGAGGTAAAAATGCCTTTACAAAAGCAACTGAATAG
- a CDS encoding CocE/NonD family hydrolase, which produces MKKLLLLTIFSLFLFASCNSTKEQEDKKDTYVIDNYIKKEVNIAMRDGTKLHTTIYSPKNTSNKYPILMQRTPYSSAPYGEGKMKTKIAPNVHLMKEGNIVVYQDVRGRWMSEGVYDNMRAYIPNKTAQQSDEVSDTYDTIDWLVKNVANNNGNVGTWGISYPGHYATVSTIDAHPALKAASPQASIGDFFFDDFHHNGAFLLSYFRAISLFGTYKDTPTDSAWYSFPKMDSKDQYQFFLDKGPLKNLNEYFQYDKLDVKTAENKDRIDDFFWKEITEHPNYDSVWQSKGIIQHLDKVPATVATMVVAGEFDAEDLYGPLETYKAIEKHAKDNYNTLVFGPWDHGKWARNTVENYVGNYYFGDSISLKFQKDIETKFFNHFLKGNGDKNSGLPEAYVFDSGKKEWKSYDVWPPKSVVKEDWFLSENQELTPTKKATEKINFISDIKRPVPYSEDIKTVFTPRKYMTDDQRFAARRPDVLVFETAILTEDFTLAGDILAKLKVATTGSAADWIVKVIDVHPDNVEETNDKLQDHLKMSNYHLMVRSEVLRGRFRNSFENPEPFIPNKKTAVNIKLQDVFHTFKKGHKLQIQVQSTWFPLIDLNPQTYVDNIYKADEKDFKTQTHTVFTDSSIEFSVLK; this is translated from the coding sequence ATGAAAAAACTTTTACTATTAACCATTTTTAGTCTTTTCCTATTTGCTTCTTGTAATTCTACAAAGGAACAAGAAGACAAAAAAGACACCTATGTAATTGATAATTACATAAAAAAAGAAGTAAATATTGCCATGCGAGACGGTACAAAACTGCATACAACTATTTATTCTCCAAAAAACACTTCTAATAAATACCCTATTTTAATGCAAAGAACGCCTTATAGTTCTGCGCCTTACGGAGAAGGAAAAATGAAAACAAAAATAGCACCCAATGTTCATTTAATGAAAGAAGGAAATATTGTGGTCTATCAAGATGTTCGTGGTCGTTGGATGAGTGAAGGCGTTTATGATAACATGCGTGCCTATATTCCGAATAAAACAGCACAACAATCTGATGAGGTTTCAGATACCTATGACACCATCGATTGGTTGGTAAAAAATGTAGCAAACAATAACGGAAATGTGGGTACTTGGGGAATTTCATATCCTGGGCATTATGCAACCGTTTCTACAATAGATGCGCATCCTGCATTAAAAGCGGCATCTCCGCAAGCAAGTATTGGCGATTTTTTCTTTGACGATTTTCATCATAATGGTGCTTTTTTATTAAGTTATTTTAGAGCCATTTCTTTATTCGGAACTTACAAAGACACGCCAACAGATTCTGCTTGGTACTCTTTTCCTAAGATGGATTCTAAAGATCAATATCAATTTTTTCTAGACAAGGGGCCTTTAAAAAACCTGAATGAATATTTTCAATATGATAAGTTAGACGTAAAAACAGCGGAAAACAAAGACAGAATCGACGACTTTTTCTGGAAAGAAATTACAGAGCATCCTAATTACGATTCTGTATGGCAAAGCAAAGGAATTATTCAACATTTAGACAAGGTTCCTGCTACTGTAGCAACCATGGTTGTTGCTGGAGAATTTGATGCAGAAGATCTATACGGACCTTTAGAAACTTACAAAGCCATTGAAAAACATGCAAAAGACAATTATAATACCTTAGTTTTCGGACCTTGGGATCATGGAAAATGGGCTAGAAATACTGTAGAAAATTATGTTGGTAATTATTATTTTGGCGATTCTATTTCTTTGAAATTTCAGAAAGATATTGAAACTAAATTTTTCAATCATTTCTTAAAAGGAAATGGGGACAAAAACTCTGGTTTGCCAGAAGCCTACGTTTTCGATTCTGGTAAAAAAGAATGGAAATCTTATGATGTGTGGCCTCCTAAGAGTGTGGTAAAAGAAGATTGGTTTTTATCTGAAAATCAAGAATTAACTCCAACTAAAAAAGCAACAGAAAAAATAAATTTTATTAGTGACATTAAACGTCCTGTTCCCTATTCCGAAGATATTAAAACGGTTTTTACTCCTAGAAAATACATGACAGACGATCAACGTTTTGCAGCAAGAAGACCCGATGTGTTGGTTTTTGAAACAGCTATTTTAACGGAAGATTTTACTTTGGCTGGAGATATTTTAGCGAAATTAAAAGTAGCAACTACGGGTTCTGCGGCAGATTGGATTGTAAAAGTGATTGACGTGCATCCTGATAATGTAGAAGAAACGAACGACAAATTACAAGATCATTTAAAAATGAGTAATTATCATTTAATGGTTCGAAGTGAAGTTTTACGTGGACGTTTTAGAAATAGTTTTGAAAATCCAGAACCTTTTATTCCGAATAAAAAGACAGCTGTAAATATTAAATTGCAAGATGTTTTTCACACCTTTAAAAAAGGACATAAATTACAAATTCAAGTGCAAAGTACTTGGTTTCCTTTAATCGACTTGAATCCGCAAACGTATGTAGATAATATTTACAAAGCAGATGAAAAAGATTTTAAAACACAAACACACACTGTTTTTACCGACTCTTCAATAGAGTTTTCGGTATTAAAATAA
- a CDS encoding YgiQ family radical SAM protein has protein sequence MEGTKRHQLTDWLPTTNKEVKIRGWEELDVILFSGDAYVDHPSFGPAVIGRILESYGLRVAIVPQPSVNDNLQDFEKLGTPRLFFGVTGGCMDPMVSNYTASKKRRDKDAYTPNGDKGFRPDYATSVYSKILKEKFPDIPVLIGGIEASLRRVTHYDYWSDKLLPSILETSKADMLVYGMGEQPLREIVELMQKGVPFSSLKNIKQTAVFVDEKVEKLPVVNDWQDVTINSHKACLADKKTFASNFKVIEQESNKLKARRILQDVEGKTLVINPPFPTMTEKEIDGSFDLPFTRLPHPKYDKRGPIPAFEMIKFSINIHRGCFGGCSFCTISAHQGKFIASRSQESVLKEIDKVANMPDFKGYLSDIGGPSANMYQMKGKVQSICDKCVAPSCISPVICSNLDTSHKPLTELYQAVDKHPKIKKSFIGSGIRHDMLVPEFNKNADPKELDAYTEEVMTKHVSGRLKVAPEHTSDPVLKLMRKPSFKYFHMFKERFDKINIKKKLNLQLIPYFISSHPASEVEDMANLAAETKDMGFQLEQVQGFTPTPMTVATVIYYSGFHPYTLKPTKTPKTKKEREDQHKFFFWYKKENKDWIKNTLNKVGRQDLLQKLLPENNSWKKNKNAKEVKNTFDDAVPVPFNKRKKKVSRAPKKRR, from the coding sequence ATGGAAGGCACAAAGAGACATCAACTAACAGATTGGTTACCAACAACAAACAAAGAAGTTAAAATTCGTGGTTGGGAAGAATTAGACGTTATTTTATTTAGTGGAGACGCTTATGTCGATCATCCATCATTTGGGCCTGCTGTAATTGGTCGAATATTAGAAAGTTACGGTTTACGCGTAGCCATTGTGCCGCAACCAAGTGTAAACGATAATTTACAAGATTTTGAGAAATTAGGAACGCCTCGTTTATTTTTTGGGGTTACTGGTGGTTGTATGGACCCGATGGTTTCTAACTACACTGCGAGTAAAAAACGAAGAGATAAAGATGCGTACACACCAAATGGAGATAAGGGTTTTAGACCCGATTACGCAACTTCTGTATATTCTAAAATATTAAAAGAAAAATTTCCGGATATTCCTGTATTAATTGGTGGAATTGAAGCTTCTTTAAGACGTGTAACGCATTACGATTACTGGTCTGATAAGTTATTGCCTTCTATTTTAGAAACGTCTAAAGCAGACATGTTGGTGTATGGAATGGGAGAGCAGCCTTTGCGTGAAATTGTAGAATTAATGCAAAAAGGAGTGCCGTTTTCTAGTTTGAAAAACATTAAGCAAACGGCTGTTTTTGTGGATGAAAAGGTAGAAAAATTGCCTGTTGTGAATGATTGGCAAGATGTTACTATAAATTCTCACAAAGCTTGTTTGGCAGATAAAAAGACATTTGCTTCTAATTTTAAAGTGATTGAGCAAGAATCTAATAAATTAAAAGCAAGAAGAATTTTACAAGATGTAGAAGGAAAAACGTTGGTGATTAATCCGCCATTTCCTACCATGACAGAAAAGGAAATTGATGGTTCTTTCGATTTGCCTTTTACTCGTTTACCACACCCAAAATATGACAAACGTGGACCAATACCTGCGTTTGAGATGATAAAATTCTCCATTAATATTCACAGAGGATGTTTTGGTGGTTGTAGTTTTTGTACCATTTCTGCGCACCAAGGAAAATTTATAGCGAGTAGAAGTCAGGAATCTGTTTTAAAAGAAATAGATAAAGTGGCTAACATGCCAGATTTTAAAGGCTATTTATCTGATATTGGCGGACCTTCTGCAAATATGTATCAGATGAAAGGAAAAGTACAATCTATCTGTGACAAATGTGTTGCGCCAAGTTGTATTTCTCCAGTGATTTGTTCTAATTTAGATACGTCTCACAAACCTTTAACGGAGTTATATCAAGCAGTTGATAAACACCCGAAGATTAAAAAATCTTTTATTGGAAGTGGAATTCGACATGATATGTTAGTACCAGAATTCAATAAAAACGCAGACCCAAAAGAGTTGGATGCATATACTGAAGAAGTAATGACAAAACATGTTTCTGGTCGATTAAAAGTTGCGCCAGAACATACTTCAGATCCTGTTTTAAAGTTGATGCGTAAACCTTCTTTTAAATATTTTCATATGTTTAAAGAGCGTTTCGATAAGATAAATATTAAGAAGAAATTAAATTTACAGTTAATTCCGTATTTTATTTCGAGTCACCCAGCAAGTGAAGTGGAAGACATGGCAAATTTAGCTGCAGAGACCAAAGATATGGGCTTTCAGTTAGAGCAAGTACAAGGTTTTACGCCAACACCAATGACGGTTGCAACGGTAATTTATTATTCAGGATTTCATCCATATACATTAAAGCCAACTAAAACTCCGAAGACTAAAAAGGAGCGTGAAGACCAACACAAGTTTTTCTTCTGGTATAAGAAAGAAAATAAAGATTGGATTAAAAACACACTAAACAAAGTTGGAAGACAAGATTTATTACAAAAATTATTGCCAGAAAATAATTCTTGGAAAAAGAATAAAAATGCCAAAGAAGTAAAAAATACTTTTGATGACGCTGTGCCTGTTCCTTTTAATAAGCGAAAGAAGAAGGTGAGTAGAGCGCCTAAGAAAAGGAGATAG
- a CDS encoding LytTR family DNA-binding domain-containing protein: protein MYRILIIEDEAPTRKKLKRYIAQACSSYEIVAELETVTDTKFLLSQTHHFDLIFSDIELRDGNVFEVYNDVSLNCPIIFTTAYNEFLMNAFEANGIEYLLKPYSFERFSNAWDKFIRLKENSPVNYNKLIGRINNLVKESQENLIEYKDQFAIKTAKGIYFLKVDTIVYFKADNGVIFAFDEMNKRHLMPQTVFKEIEPFLDPKKFFRINRSENVQRKFIDKLERYNKNTVSIYLNSESKIVRTSQNTTGAFNTWLGI, encoded by the coding sequence ATGTATAGAATACTTATAATAGAAGACGAAGCTCCCACAAGAAAAAAACTTAAAAGATATATAGCGCAGGCATGTAGCTCTTATGAAATTGTGGCTGAATTAGAAACCGTTACAGACACTAAATTTCTTTTATCACAGACACATCATTTTGACCTTATTTTTTCTGATATAGAATTAAGAGATGGTAATGTTTTTGAAGTTTATAATGACGTCTCGCTAAATTGTCCAATTATTTTTACTACCGCCTATAATGAGTTTTTAATGAATGCCTTTGAAGCTAACGGAATAGAATATCTTTTAAAGCCATATTCGTTTGAGCGGTTTTCGAATGCTTGGGATAAGTTTATTCGATTAAAAGAGAATTCACCTGTAAATTATAATAAATTGATTGGCAGAATAAATAATCTAGTAAAAGAAAGTCAAGAAAACCTCATTGAATATAAAGACCAATTCGCCATAAAAACGGCAAAGGGAATCTACTTTTTAAAAGTAGATACTATTGTTTATTTTAAAGCAGATAATGGAGTTATTTTTGCTTTTGATGAAATGAATAAGAGACATCTAATGCCTCAAACAGTCTTTAAAGAAATAGAGCCTTTTTTAGATCCAAAAAAGTTTTTTAGAATTAATAGAAGTGAAAATGTACAACGTAAGTTTATTGACAAGCTTGAAAGGTATAATAAAAATACTGTATCCATATATTTAAACTCAGAAAGCAAAATAGTAAGAACAAGCCAAAATACTACAGGAGCATTTAATACTTGGCTAGGTATATAA
- a CDS encoding sensor histidine kinase, which translates to MKKLLNYLHVDKYFILFIFFISYVLVVNNRINVGQKLNVIFLPDGPIVQFLAALIICFFIKFIINHLIGKNVKKVSNLKTYLKYFAIAFILYICVSNILGILIAIIFDTVSRNFNFQTLVASNISRIVEFILFGSLYLAYLYSKENNTYRIEMNAYDKALASSKIQQLKAQLNPHFLFNNLNTLDQLIEEDKDKASAFLHHFSELYRYSLITSEKKLVFLQEEILFTKSYFKLMEEKYLGCYSLEINQGTLLPEILVPPFCLQILVENAVQHNLGLIENPVHISISINENIQVTNNKVLKQHKKRTSGRALKNLSTQFALLGNNTINIEENDTHFKVTLPFINKNINV; encoded by the coding sequence ATGAAAAAACTATTAAATTATTTACATGTTGATAAATATTTCATCCTATTTATCTTCTTTATAAGCTATGTACTCGTAGTAAACAATAGAATTAATGTAGGTCAAAAACTAAATGTGATTTTTTTACCAGACGGACCAATTGTACAGTTTTTAGCAGCTTTAATTATCTGTTTTTTTATAAAATTCATCATAAACCATCTGATTGGGAAGAATGTAAAAAAAGTTAGCAATCTTAAAACTTACTTAAAATACTTTGCCATCGCATTCATATTATATATTTGTGTTTCAAACATATTAGGAATTTTAATAGCAATAATATTTGATACTGTTTCTAGAAATTTTAATTTCCAAACTTTAGTGGCCTCAAATATTAGTAGAATTGTTGAATTCATATTATTCGGCAGCCTATATTTAGCATATTTATATTCAAAAGAGAACAACACCTATAGAATTGAGATGAATGCATACGACAAAGCACTCGCCTCAAGTAAAATCCAACAGTTAAAGGCGCAATTAAATCCGCATTTTTTGTTTAATAATTTAAACACACTAGACCAACTTATTGAAGAAGATAAAGATAAGGCAAGTGCTTTTTTACATCATTTTTCAGAACTATATCGTTACTCTTTAATTACATCAGAAAAAAAACTAGTGTTCTTACAAGAAGAAATTCTGTTTACCAAAAGTTACTTTAAATTAATGGAAGAAAAATATTTGGGTTGCTATTCTTTAGAAATCAACCAAGGTACTCTGCTACCAGAAATACTAGTTCCTCCGTTTTGTTTACAAATATTAGTAGAAAATGCTGTGCAACATAATTTAGGATTAATTGAAAACCCTGTACATATTAGCATTTCTATTAACGAAAACATTCAGGTAACTAATAATAAAGTTCTAAAGCAACATAAAAAAAGAACTAGTGGTAGAGCACTTAAAAACCTGTCGACTCAATTCGCTTTATTAGGGAACAACACTATTAACATAGAAGAAAATGACACTCATTTTAAAGTGACGTTGCCATTTATAAACAAGAATATAAATGTATAG